One genomic segment of Alosa sapidissima isolate fAloSap1 chromosome 13, fAloSap1.pri, whole genome shotgun sequence includes these proteins:
- the ehmt1b gene encoding histone-lysine N-methyltransferase EHMT1 isoform X7: MKTEGMKEPPSDRDGAGNAHLDRLSDAYRVDAEINGTHENTDMGKSHGSDGRSRLTENGVIEIDPPHGSVMGSNGYVLSKPQQDTAAAQHRTNWSPTGTTTAGHAAKTLPSAALRACTLGTQKTDTSVLPALGEGKIDTETKNGTGLSTPSPPVIHRARKTMSRPASNQTLKILNREVKEPNIVKDESPDTPEATKPQQTSPSQNQLPQSQINATTMPTATLAKPQTVVVVSKKKKRKMGTYSFVPKKKTKVLKQRTMLEMFSHLSQSPPNPQQKDVVHVNGERVENDSVEEESEEEEESEEEEDLVGEEARNATMEESLTKPPPQVPHEEPETEESGEDEGEGEEEGNDSDLSIGSSLKKKLKKKGKGDNPWLRPSRKRKRKMKMKTEEVPGTEPQTHNPIPSPSHTIQSQVSAEVSKEYTEVPLDSLNLKAQEELLTSQSKGQSKGMTSGLKEMETDMVQELPLCSCRMETPKSREILTLADRKCMATESVDGQLTRCQSAVLKHEMMRPSNTVQLLVLCEDHRAGMVKHQCCPGCGFFCRAGTFMECQPDSNISHRFHRACASMLKGQSFCPHCGEEASKAKEVTIAKADTTSTVPPTQAPATPSTSEGRADTTTGGSSRLSVSSEGRADSTLPKPAEVATTSQALVAPKPGAPAVAGVPVLPVLPALGPPKETLESILLALDTEKPKKLRFHPKQLYISAKQGELQKVLLMLVDGIDPNFKMENQTKRTPLHVAAEAGHEEVCHMLVQAGANLNMCDDDQRTPLMEACENNHMDTVRYLLKAGASVTHKDAEGSTCLHLAAKLGHFEIVQHLLSTGLIDINCQDDGGWTAMIWATEYRHVELVKLLLSKGADINIRDKEENICLHWAAFSGCVEIAEIFLEGRCDLQAVNIHGDSPVHIASRENRLDCVTMFLSRGADVSLKNREGETPLECCSHNSKVWSTLQNSRRLKESQGGRATPAEKLLNRDIARGYEAVPVPCVNAVDSEPCPDNYKYIPDNCVTSPMNIDKNITHLQYCVCKDDCSSTNCMCGQLSLRCWYDKEGHLLPEFCTEEPPLIFECNHACSCWRTCKNRVVQNGLRLRLQLFRTSLMGWGVRTLQDIPQGTFVCEYVGEIISDAEADVRENDSYLFSLDNKVGDVYCIDARFYGNISRFINHLCEPNLFPCRVFTSHQDLRFPRVAFFASKNISAGEELGFDYGEHFWDIKGKDFSCQCGSTKCKYSAAAMAQRQADQQPSALPDTSSSTTPSSPS; encoded by the exons ATGAAAACAGAGGGAATGAAAGAGCCTCCCAGTGACCGAGACG GGGCAGGCAATGCTCATTTGGACCGGCTCAGTGATGCTTACAGAGTGGACGCGGAGATCAATGGGACACACGAAAACACAGATATGGGGAAAAGCCACGGTTCCGACGGGCGATCGCGGCTCACGGAAAACGGGGTGATTGAGATCGATCCCCCTCACGGTTCCGTCATGGGGAGTAACGGCTACGTTCTCAGCAAACCACAGCAAGACACAGCGGCTGCCCAGCACAGGACTAACTGGTCACCCACGGGTACCACTACCGCTGGACACGCCGCCAAAACACTTCCATCGGCAGCTTTGCGTGCCTGCACACTGGGCACCCAAAAGACTGATACCAGTGTGCTTCCTGCTTTGGGAGAGGGGAAGATCGACACAGAGACTAAAAACGGCACAGGCCTCAGTACCCCTTCTCCACCCGTTATACACCGAGCACGCAAAACTATGTCACGGCCAGCCTCCAACCAGACACTAAAG ATTCTAAATAGGGAAGTAAAAGAGCCAAACATAGTGAAAGATGAGAGTCCGGATACTCCAGAGGCAACGAAGCCTCAGCAGACATCACCCTCCCAGAACCAACTACCTCAGAGCCAAATCAACGCAACGACCATGCCGACTGCTACACTTGCCAAGCCACAAACAG TAGTAGTTGTgtcaaaaaagaagaaaaggaagaTGGGAACGTACAGCTTTGTTCCGAAAAAGAAAACCAAAGTTCTGAAACAGCGGACCATGCTAGAGatgttctctcatctctctcagtCCCCACCTAATCCACAG CAGAAAGATGTTGTTCATGTGAATGGAGAAAGGGTGGAGAATGACTCTGTGGAGGAAGaatcagaggaagaggaggagtctgaggaggaggaagatctAGTTGGAGAAGAGGCACGCAACGCCACCATGGAAGAGAGTCTGACAAAGCCTCCACCTCAG GTGCCCCACGAGGAGCCGGAAACTGAGGAGTCTGGGGAAGATGAAGGCgaaggggaagaggagggaaaTGACTCTGACTTG AGCATCGGGTCCAGCTTGAAGAAGAAGTTGAAAAAGAAGGGCAAAGGAGACAACCCTTGGCTTCGACCTTCTAGGAAACGCAAACgtaagatgaagatgaagacgGAGGAAGTACCTG GTACAGAACCCCAGACACACAATCCAATCCCAAGTCCCAGTCACACAATCCAGTCCCAAGTTTCAGCTGAGGTCAGTAAGGAATACACAGAGGTTCCCCTGGACTCCCTTAACCTGAAGGCTCAGGAGGAGCTGCTGACATCTCAGAGCAAAGGTCAGTCCAAAG GCATGACCAGTGGTCTTAAGGAGATGGAGACCGATATGGTACAGGAACTCCCATTATGTAGCTGCCGCATGGAGACGCCGAAGAGCCGTGAAATCCTCACTCTTGCGGATAGGAAATGCATGGCCACAGAGAGTGTAGACGGACAG TTGACCAGGTGTCAGAGCGCCGTATTAAAACACGAGATGATGCGGCCGTCCAACACCGTTCAACTGCTGGTTCTGTGCGAGGACCATCGGGCTGGCATGGTGAAGCATCAGTGCTGCCCTGGCTGTGGTTTCTTCTGTAGGGCG GGGACCTTCATGGAGTGTCAGCCAGACAGCAATATCTCTCATCGGTTCCACCGAGCTTGTGCATCCATGCTTAAGGGCCAGAGCTTCTGCCCGCATTGCGGAGAGGAGGCCAGCAAAGCCAAGGAAGTGACCATCGCCAAGGCTGACACCACCTCCACTGTGCCCCCTACCCAGGCCCCCGCCACCCCAAGCACCTCTGAGGGTAGAGCAGATACCACCACTGGAGG GTCATCTCGCTTATCCGTGTCCAGTGAGGGCAGAGCAGACAGCACGCTGCCCAAACCTGCGGAGGTGGCAACCACGTCTCAAGCCCTGGTGGCTCCCAAACCAGGAGCCCCAGCAGTGGCTGGCGTGCCTGTCCTGCCTGTCCTGCCTGCCCTGGGACCACCTAAAGAGACTTTGGAGAGCATCCTGCTGGCACTGGACACAGAGAA ACCCAAGAAACTGCGGTTTCATCCAAAGCAGCTGTACATTTCTGCCAAACAAGGGGAGCTGCAGAAAGTCTTGCTCATGTTGG TTGATGGCATTGACCCAAACTTTAAGATGGAGAACCAGACCAAGCGAACGCCCCTCCATGTGGCAGCCGAGGCCGGACACGAGGAAGTCTGCCACATGCTGGTCCAG GCGGGCGCTAACCTCAACATGTGTGATGACGACCAACGGACCCCTCTGATGGAAGCCTGTGAGAATAATCACATGGACACTGTGCGCTATCTCTTGAAGGCAGGGGCTAGCGTAACACATAAG GATGCGGAGGGTTCTACGTGTCTCCACCTGGCTGCTAAACTTGGGCATTTTGAGATTGTGCAGCACTTGCTGAGCACTGGTCTAATTGACATCAACTGTCAG GATGATGGAGGCTGGACAGCGATGATTTGGGCCACGGAGTACAGGCATGTGGAGCTGGTCAAGCTGCTACTCTCCAAAGGAGCGGACATCAACATCAGAGACAAG GAGGAGAATATCTGTTTGCACTGGGCAGCGTTCTCTGGCTGTGTGGAGATTGCCGAGATCTTTCTGGAGGGGCGCTGTGACCTGCAAGCAGTCAACATCCACGGAGACTCGCCAGTACACATCGCTTCTCGGGAGAACCGTCTCGACTGTGTCAC AATGTTCTTGTCCCGGGGGGCAGACGTGAGTTTGAAGAACCGTGAGGGGGAGACGCCGCTGGAGTGCTGCAGCCACAACTCCAAGGTGTGGAGCACGCTGCAGAACAGCCGCCGGCTGAAGGAGAGCCAGGGCGGCCGGGCCACGCCTGCAGAGAAGCTCCTCAACAG GGATATTGCACGAGGTTATGAGGCTGTACCTGTTCCGTGTGTCAACGCTGTCGACAGTGAGCCCTGCCCTGACAACTACAAATACATCCCTGACAACTGTGTTACATCCCCAATGAACATAGACAAAAACATTACACACTTACAG TATTGTGTGTGCAAAGACGACTGTTCCTCAACCAACTGTATGTGTGGGCAACTCAGTCTGCGCTGTTGGTATGACAAG GAGGGCCATTTACTGCCAGAGTTCTGCACGGAGGAGCCGCCACTCATCTTTGAGTGCAACCACGCCTGCTCGTGCTGGAGAACATGCAAGAACCGCGTCGTGCAAAATGGACTACG GTTACGCCTGCAGCTGTTCAGGACCAGTTTGATGGGCTGGGGGGTAAGGACGCTGCAAGACATCCCCCAGGGCACATTTGTCTGCGA ATATGTTGGGGAAATCATTTCAGACGCAGAGGCTGATGTGAGGGAAAACGACTCCTACTTGTTCAGCTTGGACAACAAG GTAGGGGATGTGTACTGTATAGATGCCCGTTTCTACGGCAACATCAGCCGCTTCATCAATCACTTGTGTGAGCCGAACCTGTTCCCGTGCCGTGTGTTCACCTCGCACCAGGACCTGCGCTTCCCCCGTGTGGCTTTCTTTGCCAGCAAGAACATCAGCGCTGGCGAAGAGCTGGG CTTTGACTATGGTGAGCACTTCTGGGACATCAAGGGCAAGGACTTCAGTTGTCAGTGTGGCTCCACCAAATGCAAGTACTCTGCGGCGGCCATGGCCCAGCGGCAGGCGGATCAGCAGCCCAGTGCCCTGCCCGACACCagctcctccaccaccccctccaGCCCCTCCTGA